Genomic DNA from Pigmentiphaga litoralis:
ACGTTGCTGGAAGGTGTGTCGGTTGCTGTCGAGCGGGATACATGGTGAAACACGTCGGGCGCCGCTACCACAGTGGGTGCGTCCCAATCGAAGCTGGCGCCGCGCCGAGACGCTTCATAGACCGCTTCGGATTTACTGTTAACACCGAGCCTACGGTAGAGTGCGTAAGCGTGAGATTTGGCGGTAGAAATCGAGATGTTGAGCAGTTCGCCAACTGCCTGAATCGAGTGGCCCCGGGCGAGGGCGACCAGCACTTCATACTGTCTGGCGGTAATGCCGAGCAATTCCATGTCTGCATTCTGCTGCTGACCAGGCGGATCCAGCGGCTTGACCAGACGGGACGTCAGGCCCGGCGGCACCGGCTGCTGGACGGCCGGGAAGCAGCGGCCACCGACCCGCACCAACCGGATCGACGCCACCAGCACCTCTACCGAGGCGCCACTGTCCACACAGCCCCGCACGTTCGACGCCGCGGGCAGCATCGGCGTGACCATGATGGGATCGGGCGACAGGAACAGGATGTTGGGCCGGGGAATTGACGCGGCAATGGCCACGTCGCGGGCAAGCGCGTCCTGCTCGATCGGCAGCGAGAACAGGATCATGTCGGCGCCCGCATAGGCCTGGGGGTGACGCAGGTCGTGCGTCGAGCGGGGAATAGGCACCCAGCTTGGATCGACTTCGGTGAGAATCTGCTGCAACCCACGCTGGAGCACCGGGTGGGTCTCAGTGATGATGATATCGACCATGTAGGCCTCTTCCTTACAGATGAAGTGTCGATAACTTAACCGCAACTCAACCATTCGGACGCTTCACAGTATTTCAAGTTGTCAATCCGGATTGGTCCCGACCGCGGCCGTTGACGGCCTGATTGCGGGTCCGCGATGCGGCGGGGGCCGGCATGATGCCACAAGCGCGCCGCAATGCTAGGCTAGCGACCGCTGCGCTGGGTGCGTCGCACCTGCGCGGCATCCGCCGCCCCCCACTCTTGCAAGGCCTAGTCCCTTTGCCCACGTCATCCCTTTCGTCAACCGGCCGCCTCGGCTTCTGGCGCGTCGCCGCCCTGGCCGTCGTGGTCTTGTGGTTCGGCATCGGCGGCATCGCGCATTTTATGTCGCCCGAGATATTCGCCTCCACGATTCCCCCCTTCCTGCCCTGGGCCCTGCCTGCGGTCTACATCACGGGCGCCCTGGAATTGCTCGGCGCAGCCGGACTGCTCTGGCGGCCCAGCCGCCGCGCAGCCGGTTGGGGCCTGATCGCGCTGACGGTCTGCGTCACGCCGGCCAACGTCTACATGTGGCTGCATCCAGAACTTTTCCCGCAGATCCCGCCCGCCGCCTTGCTGTGGCGCTTGCCCTTGCAGGTCGTGCTGCTGGCCGTAATCGCGTTCGGCAGCCGGCCGCCGCCGGCCGTGTCTTTCAGCGAGCATCGGGCATGACCGCCGCGCATTTGCTGGCGCCGCTGCTGGCAGTCATGATCTGGGCGGTCAATACGATCGTCAGCAAGCTGGCGGCGGGCGTTATCGACCCGGCCGCCATTTCCTTGTTTCGCTGGGTATTGGCCGGGGGCTTGCTGGGTCTGGTGTTTGGCCGGTCGGTATGGCGCGCGCGCGCCCTGGTCGTGCGCCTGCTGCCCAAGCTGTTCGTCCTCAGCATGCTGGGCATGGTGCTGTACCAGTGCCTGGCCTACGTGGCGGCCAGCACCACCACCGCCACCAATATGGGCATCGTGATTTCGCTGATGCCCTTGCTGGCCGTCGTGCTCAGTGTGCTGATCCTGCGCGAGGTGATCACCGTAGGCGCCGTGCTGGGCGGGCTGCTGTCGATCGCGGGCCTGGCGTATCTGCTTAGTCATGGCGATCCGGCGTCGCTGCTGACTGCCGGCGTGCGGCTGGGGGACGGGCTGATGCTGCTGGCCAGCCTGGCCTATGCGGGCTACGCGGTACTGCTCAAGAAATGGAAGCTGCCCCTGGGCAACTGGCAGTCCCTGACAGTGCAGACCTGGTGCGCCGTGCCGGTGCTGTTCGTGTACTACCTGATCAACGGCGCGCCGCCCATCACGCAGGCCGGCTTGCCGCTGGTGCTGTATGCCGGCATTCCGGCATCGGTGCTGGCGCCATTTCTGTGGATGCTGGGCATTGCCCGCCTGGGGCCGATGCGCACCACCGCCCTGATGAACCTGCTGCCGGTGTTTACCGTGGCGATCGCCATGGCGTTCCTGGGCGAGACGCTGCACGCCTACGACGTGATCGGCGGCGTGGTGACCTTGCTGGGGGTGGGGGTGGCGCAGGCGATCAAGACGCCGCTGCTGCGCCGGGACCGGGAAAGGTGACGCCCAGCACGCAGTCCTGCAGGATCTCCGACAATTCGCGGGCAGCCGGCCCGATCTGTCCCGGCTTGCCCGACACCAGATAGAGGGGCACGCGCCGTGTGCCGCCCTCTGCCAGCGGCAAGGGCGCGACGCGGCCGGTGTCCAGCATCGGCTGGATCACGTGCCGGGGCAGCCACGCGAATCCCAGGCCGCTGGCCACCATGTCGGCCGACGTTTCCATGCTGGTGACCGTCCAGCGCTGCGCGGCGCCCAGCCAGCCGTCGTCGCGCGGTTTGCTGGTGCCCGAATCGCGCGCCACGATCTGCAGTTCCAGCCGCAGGTCGTCCATGGTCAGTGCGCGACCCAGCTGGAACAGCGCATGGTCGGGACACGCGACGGCGATGAAGTCCACATCAATCAACAGCTTGCCCAGGAACTGAGACGGCACGCGGGTGCCGATCACGATATCGGTGCCCTGATCGAGCAGGGCCTCGTCCGCGCCCGACAGCACCACTTCGCGCAGCTGCACCCGGGTCTGCGTGACTGACTGGGTAAAGCGCGCCAGGGCGCGCAGCAGCAGCGGCTTGGGAAACGCCACGTCCACCGCCAGGCCGATTTCGGATTCCCACCCTTGCCGCAGGCTGGCGGCCGTGTGTTCCAGCCGATGCGCACCCGCCAGCAATTCAGACGCGCTGCGCAGCAGGGCCTTGCCGTGATCGGTCAGCTGGGCTTTGCGCCCAACCATCACAAGCAGTTCCACGCCCAGCTGTTCCTGCAGCCGGGACACCATATAACTGACCGACGACTGGCTGCGGTGCAGGTGCTCGGCGGCCTGCGCAAAGCCCCCCTGGTCGACGATGGCCTGCAGGACGGCCCACTGTTCCAGGGTGGTTCGGGGCATACGCATGTTGGCATCCAGACAGTCAAGGTCAGCCGCTAATGTATCGGATTATCCGATCAAACAGGCCAAATCTTTGCGCTTATCGATCGGATAATCAAGGCGTAAAGTTCAGTCCATGCCAACAACGACCGACACGGTCCTGACAGGAGCCACACCATGAACCTCGTACGCAAAGCTGAAGATCGCGGTCACGCCTCGCACGGCTGGTTGAACAGCCATCACACTTTCTCGTTCGCCGAATACCACAACCCCAAGGAAATGGGCTGGAGCGATCTGCGTGTGATCAACGACGACACGGTGGCGCCCGGCCAGGGTTTCGGTGAACACGGCCACCGCGATATGGAGATCATTTCGTATGTGCTGGACGGCGCACTGGAACACAAGGATTCGATGGGCACGGGTTCGGTGATCCGCCCGGGCGACGTGCAGTTGATGAGCGCCGGCACCGGCGTGCGCCACAGCGAGTTCAACCATTCGCGCACCGACACGGTCAACTTCCTGCAGATCTGGATCCTGCCCAAGTTCAAGGGCGTGCGGCCCAACTATCAGGAACGCCAGTTCGACGCGACCGAAAAGCGTGGCCGCCTGCGTGTGGTGGTGTCGCCCGATGGTCGTGACGGATCCCTGACCGTGAACCAGGACGCCACGCTGTACGCCGGCCTGCTGGATGGCAGCGAACGTGTGGTGCAGGCCATCGATCCCAGCCGCAAGGGGTATGTGCATGTGGCGCGTGGCGCGCTCACGGTAAACGGGCAGGTGCTCAAGGCCGGCGATGCACTGAAGGTGTCCGACGAACGCGAAGTCGTGTTCGAAGGCGGCCAGGACGCCGAAGTCCTGTATTTCGATCTGGCGGCATGAAAGTCATCAGCTGATCGCGCGGGTCGGGGCAGCCGGGGGGCAGGAGTAGAATGCCCCTCGGCTGCTGCCGCCGGGTTCCGACCGCGCCAGCACGCGCGCAAGGAATCCCCGCGTCATGTCCTTCCTTTTCCATCTGATTGAGCAATATGGCCTGCTGATCGTGTTCGCGAACGTGTTCGTGGAACAGCTCGGCGCGCCCATTCCCGCCTATCCCACGCTGGTCATCACCGGCGCCATGCTGGGGCGCGGCGAGCTGTCGGCGCCGCTGCTGCTGGCGGTGGCGATCGGGTCGGCCCTGCTGGCAGACACCATCTGGTATGAAGCCGGCAAGCGGTATGGCGGACGCGTCATGTCGACCTTGTGCCGCATTTCGATTTCGCCTGACACCTGCGTGCGCCAGACCGCGTCCGTGTATGCGCGGTGGGGCGCCTGGTCCTTGCTGGTCGCCAAATTCATTCCGGGCTTTGCGTCCCTGGCCAGCGCGCTCGCCGGCATGGTCGGCACGCCGCGCCGCACCTTCATTCTGTTTGACGGATTGGGCGCCGCGCTTTGGGCCGGGTCGGCCATCGCGCTGGGTTCCATCTTCAGCAGCGGCATCGACGAACTGCTGATTGCCCTGGCCGAACTGGGCAAGTGGGGACTGCTGCTGGTGGCCGTGGTGTTCGCGGTCTTTATCGGCAAGAAGCTGTGGCAGCGGCACACGCTGCTGCGGTCGCTGCACATGGCGCGCGTGACCGTGGCGGAACTGAAGGAACTGCACGACCAGGGCCTGACACCCACGGTGCTGGACGTGCGCACGCCGCTGTTGCAGCAGCAAGGGCGCATTCCCGGCGCGATTGCCGTGCCGATCGAAGGCATGAAAGGCTTCGTGCTGGAAGGCCGGCCCGATGATGAAGTGATCGTGTATTGCGCCTGCCCGAACGAGATTTCGGCCGCGCAGCTGGCGTCGCAGCTGCGCCGGCAGGGCTTTCAGCGCGTGCGGCCGCTGACCGGCGGCATCGACGCCTGGATCGCCGCCGGGCACCCGGTGGAGAAATAAGGGTGGCGGGGCCGGGGAAGGGGGGCGACGCGCAGATCGGCTCGGCGGCCAAGGCGCACGCCGGGTCGCAGAGCGGGGCAGGCGCATTGGCAGGCGGCCACGCGGGCGGCCTTGCAGGTGGCCCTGCAGGCGGCCACCCGGGCGGCCTGCCAGGCGCCTTGCCAGTTGATCACGCCGCCGTGGATCGCCATCACATGGCGCGGGCGCTGGTGCTGGCCCGGCAGGCGTGGGACCGGGGCGAAGTGCCGGTGGGCGCCGTGCTGGTGGCTGCGGATGGCCGGGTGCTGGGTGAAGGATCCAACCGCCCGATCGGCAACAGCGACCCCACGGCCCATGCCGAGATCGTTGCCTTGCGCACCGCGTGCACCGCGGTCGGCAATTACCGGCTGCCCGGCGCCACTTTGTACGTGACGCTGGAACCGTGCGCGATGTGCATGGGCGCCATGCTGCATACCCGGCTGGCGCGCGTGGTGTTTGGCGCGCCGGATCCCAAGACAGGG
This window encodes:
- a CDS encoding rhodanese-like domain-containing protein, whose amino-acid sequence is MSFLFHLIEQYGLLIVFANVFVEQLGAPIPAYPTLVITGAMLGRGELSAPLLLAVAIGSALLADTIWYEAGKRYGGRVMSTLCRISISPDTCVRQTASVYARWGAWSLLVAKFIPGFASLASALAGMVGTPRRTFILFDGLGAALWAGSAIALGSIFSSGIDELLIALAELGKWGLLLVAVVFAVFIGKKLWQRHTLLRSLHMARVTVAELKELHDQGLTPTVLDVRTPLLQQQGRIPGAIAVPIEGMKGFVLEGRPDDEVIVYCACPNEISAAQLASQLRRQGFQRVRPLTGGIDAWIAAGHPVEK
- a CDS encoding response regulator transcription factor, with the translated sequence MVDIIITETHPVLQRGLQQILTEVDPSWVPIPRSTHDLRHPQAYAGADMILFSLPIEQDALARDVAIAASIPRPNILFLSPDPIMVTPMLPAASNVRGCVDSGASVEVLVASIRLVRVGGRCFPAVQQPVPPGLTSRLVKPLDPPGQQQNADMELLGITARQYEVLVALARGHSIQAVGELLNISISTAKSHAYALYRRLGVNSKSEAVYEASRRGASFDWDAPTVVAAPDVFHHVSRSTATDTPSSNVAQDDDFEFDTAPPDLVRWWPTGK
- a CDS encoding DMT family transporter, with protein sequence MTAAHLLAPLLAVMIWAVNTIVSKLAAGVIDPAAISLFRWVLAGGLLGLVFGRSVWRARALVVRLLPKLFVLSMLGMVLYQCLAYVAASTTTATNMGIVISLMPLLAVVLSVLILREVITVGAVLGGLLSIAGLAYLLSHGDPASLLTAGVRLGDGLMLLASLAYAGYAVLLKKWKLPLGNWQSLTVQTWCAVPVLFVYYLINGAPPITQAGLPLVLYAGIPASVLAPFLWMLGIARLGPMRTTALMNLLPVFTVAIAMAFLGETLHAYDVIGGVVTLLGVGVAQAIKTPLLRRDRER
- a CDS encoding DoxX family protein; the protein is MPTSSLSSTGRLGFWRVAALAVVVLWFGIGGIAHFMSPEIFASTIPPFLPWALPAVYITGALELLGAAGLLWRPSRRAAGWGLIALTVCVTPANVYMWLHPELFPQIPPAALLWRLPLQVVLLAVIAFGSRPPPAVSFSEHRA
- the tadA gene encoding tRNA adenosine(34) deaminase TadA, translating into MPGALPVDHAAVDRHHMARALVLARQAWDRGEVPVGAVLVAADGRVLGEGSNRPIGNSDPTAHAEIVALRTACTAVGNYRLPGATLYVTLEPCAMCMGAMLHTRLARVVFGAPDPKTGVCGGTIDLPAVAQLNHQTVVEGGVLAAECADLLRAFFRARRDAVKARRLAEREGAGAGPQVVPDALTDGEATDPAA
- a CDS encoding LysR family transcriptional regulator → MRMPRTTLEQWAVLQAIVDQGGFAQAAEHLHRSQSSVSYMVSRLQEQLGVELLVMVGRKAQLTDHGKALLRSASELLAGAHRLEHTAASLRQGWESEIGLAVDVAFPKPLLLRALARFTQSVTQTRVQLREVVLSGADEALLDQGTDIVIGTRVPSQFLGKLLIDVDFIAVACPDHALFQLGRALTMDDLRLELQIVARDSGTSKPRDDGWLGAAQRWTVTSMETSADMVASGLGFAWLPRHVIQPMLDTGRVAPLPLAEGGTRRVPLYLVSGKPGQIGPAARELSEILQDCVLGVTFPGPGAAAAS
- a CDS encoding pirin family protein, giving the protein MNLVRKAEDRGHASHGWLNSHHTFSFAEYHNPKEMGWSDLRVINDDTVAPGQGFGEHGHRDMEIISYVLDGALEHKDSMGTGSVIRPGDVQLMSAGTGVRHSEFNHSRTDTVNFLQIWILPKFKGVRPNYQERQFDATEKRGRLRVVVSPDGRDGSLTVNQDATLYAGLLDGSERVVQAIDPSRKGYVHVARGALTVNGQVLKAGDALKVSDEREVVFEGGQDAEVLYFDLAA